The Acidobacteriota bacterium genome has a window encoding:
- a CDS encoding prepilin-type N-terminal cleavage/methylation domain-containing protein, giving the protein MQGEKTSRQLWLRLSALCSTRNQAREAGFTLLELIITLLIISILAAGAVPVARNLMQKERERELKRTLIEIRAAIDKFKRDCDDGVISKLEFKNPEKHSCYPESLEMLYKGVQEVSQKPQGPQNLVGFPSGKIRQYLRRIPTDPMTGKAEWGMRSIQDDPTSTSWGEENVFDVYSLSPGKSLDGKSYYRDW; this is encoded by the coding sequence ATGCAGGGCGAGAAAACAAGTCGGCAGTTGTGGTTAAGGCTTTCCGCCCTATGCTCGACTCGCAATCAGGCGCGCGAAGCTGGCTTCACGCTGCTGGAATTGATTATCACACTTCTGATCATTTCGATTCTGGCTGCCGGAGCGGTTCCGGTTGCGCGGAATTTGATGCAGAAGGAACGGGAACGCGAGCTAAAACGTACGTTGATCGAAATCCGCGCCGCGATTGACAAGTTCAAACGAGATTGTGACGATGGAGTGATTTCCAAGCTTGAGTTTAAGAACCCGGAAAAGCACTCTTGCTACCCGGAAAGCCTGGAAATGCTCTACAAAGGTGTCCAAGAGGTTTCGCAAAAACCCCAAGGTCCGCAAAACTTGGTCGGGTTTCCTTCCGGAAAGATACGACAGTACTTACGGCGCATCCCGACCGACCCAATGACTGGAAAAGCGGAGTGGGGCATGCGTTCCATTCAGGATGATCCAACGTCAACTTCCTGGGGCGAAGAAAACGTATTTGATGTTTACAGTCTGAGTCCCGGAAAATCGCTCGACGGAAAGAGTTATTACCGCGATTGGTAA
- a CDS encoding FHA domain-containing protein, translating to MIGQEYEFTHPLDSSMVMTLMGGRATSSSPPSKLCLSFVGGLCAGRTSMLLTGQRTSLGRGEDCDIVLEGHTVSRIHCEIVQLGSAYILQDFSRNGTFSNGQRVQKTRLQDGDQLRIGQNILLVHLTSSIRTGVLDGRKTTPHRLPPLITLTPHIVVKGLEDGVTQTFGQDRITIGRRTDNEVILEGDNISRNHVVIERRDWKYFVSDLGSANGTYLNEQQIETAELGDGDRLRIGNYTLSVSLCEQDCVLNFKRPTK from the coding sequence GTGATTGGCCAGGAATACGAGTTCACTCACCCTCTTGATTCTTCCATGGTGATGACGCTGATGGGAGGAAGAGCGACTTCTAGTTCACCACCCAGCAAACTTTGTTTGAGTTTTGTGGGTGGTTTATGTGCTGGGCGCACCAGTATGTTGTTGACCGGGCAGCGAACTTCTCTCGGAAGAGGTGAGGATTGCGATATTGTTCTTGAAGGGCACACGGTTTCCAGAATTCATTGCGAGATTGTACAGTTAGGCTCAGCATACATTTTGCAAGATTTCAGTCGGAACGGCACCTTTTCAAACGGGCAGCGAGTGCAAAAAACTCGATTACAGGATGGGGACCAACTGCGCATTGGCCAAAACATCTTGCTTGTTCATCTCACCTCGTCAATCAGAACCGGGGTATTGGATGGACGAAAAACAACGCCGCATCGGTTGCCCCCACTCATCACGCTCACACCCCATATCGTTGTTAAAGGGCTTGAAGACGGAGTCACTCAGACATTTGGTCAAGATCGAATTACAATTGGAAGGCGCACCGATAACGAAGTCATTTTGGAAGGTGATAACATTTCCCGGAATCACGTGGTCATCGAGCGGCGTGATTGGAAGTATTTTGTTTCTGATCTTGGCAGCGCCAACGGAACTTATTTGAATGAACAGCAGATTGAAACGGCTGAACTCGGTGATGGCGATCGGTTGCGCATTGGCAATTACACGTTGTCAGTCAGCTTGTGTGAGCAAGATTGCGTTTTGAATTTCAAACGGCCAACAAAATGA
- a CDS encoding prepilin-type N-terminal cleavage/methylation domain-containing protein, translated as MTVRLKQLLGGRFSVVGRASATGNRQPATGRTESGFTLLELIITLAIIAIMVAGTVPFAHTMIRREKEMELRRNLREIRKAIDGYHHSCAVLREIPPFESKPDDCYPASLQALVDGYQPANRPNEFRRFLRKVPIDPFTGTADWGMRSMEDDPYTPSGSGPSQANGIFDVYSKAQGKALDGSEYGKW; from the coding sequence ATGACAGTGAGACTGAAACAACTTCTCGGCGGTCGGTTTTCGGTGGTCGGCAGAGCGTCGGCAACCGGCAACCGGCAACCGGCAACCGGTCGAACCGAATCCGGCTTCACGTTGCTGGAATTGATCATTACGCTTGCAATCATCGCCATTATGGTGGCGGGGACGGTTCCGTTTGCGCACACCATGATTCGGCGCGAAAAGGAAATGGAGCTTCGCCGCAACCTGCGCGAAATCCGAAAAGCGATTGACGGGTATCATCACAGTTGCGCAGTGTTGCGGGAAATTCCTCCGTTTGAATCAAAACCGGATGATTGTTATCCGGCGAGCCTGCAGGCGTTGGTTGATGGGTACCAACCCGCCAACCGGCCCAATGAATTCAGACGCTTTTTGCGGAAAGTTCCGATTGATCCCTTTACGGGAACTGCCGATTGGGGGATGCGCTCGATGGAAGACGATCCCTACACGCCTTCGGGCAGCGGGCCAAGTCAGGCAAACGGGATTTTTGATGTGTACAGCAAAGCGCAAGGCAAAGCGCTTGACGGTTCCGAATACGGCAAATGGTAA
- a CDS encoding type II secretion system F family protein: MAEFICRLGTPAGEIVTRTVEGLSEQELRQRLMLEGYRIFSVEASDLFGRRRNAGQRFVKIKLDDFLLFNQQLAALIHAGLPVLQSIQMLRQRSPNAKLRAVLADVESRIKSGSALSEAFAAQGDTFPKIYTASILAGERSGNLDEVLRRYVEYTKAIAQLRRKIRGALTYPILLLCAAVILIAVLTTFVIPQFSSLYENMGSELPPITVVVVGLSSAIRGNLYWLAPAIVGLLAAVYSWRKTETGRRTMDRWVLKVPIIGDLVKQMTTAQFSRSMATLLAGGITVIESFQIAMNSVANRELLRRTEPALPKVREGKPFTDSLAESGWVPELATDMIGVGERSGSLREMLDEVSGFYDAETEVKLGQLTSLIEPAILFVMAGVVITILLAIYLPLLQMVSKAGA; the protein is encoded by the coding sequence ATGGCGGAATTTATTTGCAGACTGGGCACACCAGCGGGTGAAATCGTGACGCGTACAGTTGAAGGACTGTCCGAACAGGAGTTACGACAACGGTTAATGCTCGAAGGCTACAGAATTTTTTCTGTCGAAGCTTCTGACCTGTTTGGCAGGCGTCGTAATGCTGGGCAACGGTTCGTCAAAATCAAGCTGGATGACTTCTTGCTTTTCAATCAGCAATTGGCTGCATTGATTCACGCCGGTTTGCCAGTTCTCCAGTCCATACAAATGCTTCGACAAAGATCGCCAAATGCCAAGCTGCGTGCCGTTTTGGCAGACGTTGAATCCCGAATCAAATCCGGCAGTGCGCTTTCCGAGGCATTCGCAGCCCAGGGCGACACATTTCCAAAGATCTATACGGCCTCCATTCTCGCAGGTGAACGGTCAGGAAACCTTGACGAAGTTCTTCGGCGTTATGTCGAATACACAAAAGCCATTGCCCAGCTTCGACGCAAGATTCGCGGCGCACTGACCTATCCGATTTTGCTGCTTTGCGCCGCCGTCATACTGATTGCCGTTTTGACGACATTTGTCATTCCGCAATTTTCATCTCTCTACGAAAACATGGGATCGGAACTTCCGCCAATTACGGTTGTCGTGGTCGGATTATCCTCCGCCATTCGGGGAAACTTGTATTGGCTCGCTCCTGCGATTGTGGGATTGCTTGCGGCAGTTTATTCCTGGCGAAAAACTGAAACCGGCAGACGAACAATGGACCGCTGGGTATTGAAAGTGCCGATCATCGGCGATCTCGTCAAGCAAATGACCACAGCGCAGTTTTCCCGCAGCATGGCGACGTTGTTGGCAGGCGGCATCACTGTGATTGAATCCTTTCAAATTGCGATGAATTCGGTCGCCAACCGTGAGCTTTTAAGAAGAACAGAGCCTGCGCTTCCTAAAGTTCGCGAAGGCAAGCCCTTCACCGACAGCCTGGCTGAATCAGGGTGGGTTCCGGAACTTGCCACTGACATGATCGGAGTGGGAGAACGTTCAGGTTCTTTGCGGGAAATGTTAGACGAAGTTTCGGGCTTTTATGATGCGGAAACCGAAGTCAAGCTCGGCCAATTGACCAGTTTGATTGAACCGGCAATTTTGTTTGTCATGGCCGGAGTCGTCATCACGATTCTGCTCGCCATCTATCTGCCGCTGTTGCAAATGGTCAGCAAAGCAGGCGCGTAA
- a CDS encoding type II/IV secretion system protein encodes MSTPAEQINQQAERETAERLATRYRLNFIQLENYPVDYSLVQSLPVDLMLRNKFVPLRRENGHMVIAMADPSDLMLLDELKAQIRTHLKVEVATASAIEGVLRKGDASQRVLQEATEGFRASLVRETDQGEEVLDLDRLSGDAEMSPIIKLVDTIVFTALEKRASDIHMETRDNDMVVRYRIDGALYEAGDPIDIRHHQTIISRIKVMSELDIAERRVPQDGRFRMRIKGRKVDFRVSIIPTVHGEDAVIRILDKEQINESFKDLRLEVVGFDPKLLAKFRRFILEPYGMVLVTGPTGSGKTTTLYAALNEIRNDEDKIITIEDPVEYQLRGVAQIAVNEKKGLTFARGLRSILRHDPDKIMVGEIRDQETAQIAINSALTGHLVFTTVHANNVIDVIGRFINMGVEPYNFVSALNCVLAQRLVRVLCSRCKKTYQPDDAELIEAGLLPQAYRDRVFYNSIGCEICNHTGYRGRTAIHELLDMSDNIRELIIQRKPGSEVRRAAIQEGLGSLRESALRLVFEGQTTLHEINRVTFVEEMK; translated from the coding sequence ATGAGTACACCAGCAGAACAAATCAATCAGCAGGCCGAACGCGAAACGGCGGAGCGTCTGGCGACACGGTATCGCCTCAATTTCATTCAGCTCGAAAACTACCCTGTGGATTACAGCTTGGTGCAATCGCTTCCGGTGGATTTGATGCTGCGGAACAAATTTGTTCCGCTTCGCCGCGAAAACGGCCATATGGTTATCGCCATGGCCGATCCTTCGGATTTGATGTTGCTGGATGAGTTAAAGGCGCAGATTCGGACTCATCTGAAAGTCGAAGTCGCCACGGCCAGCGCCATCGAAGGAGTGTTGCGCAAAGGCGACGCTTCGCAGCGGGTTTTGCAGGAAGCGACCGAAGGATTTCGTGCCTCCCTGGTTCGTGAGACCGACCAGGGCGAAGAAGTTCTGGACCTTGACCGGTTGTCCGGTGACGCGGAAATGTCGCCGATCATCAAACTGGTTGATACGATTGTCTTTACGGCTTTGGAAAAGCGCGCTTCCGACATTCACATGGAAACGCGCGACAATGACATGGTCGTTCGTTACCGTATTGACGGCGCGCTGTATGAAGCGGGCGATCCGATTGATATTCGCCACCACCAGACGATCATTTCGCGTATCAAAGTCATGTCCGAACTGGACATTGCCGAACGCCGCGTACCGCAAGACGGTCGTTTCCGTATGCGCATCAAAGGGCGAAAAGTTGATTTCCGCGTTTCGATCATTCCAACAGTACATGGAGAGGATGCGGTGATTCGTATCCTTGACAAAGAGCAAATCAACGAATCATTCAAGGACTTGCGATTAGAAGTTGTCGGCTTTGACCCCAAGTTATTGGCAAAATTCCGCCGCTTCATTCTGGAACCTTATGGAATGGTACTGGTGACGGGTCCGACCGGTTCCGGAAAAACCACCACGCTCTACGCCGCGCTCAATGAAATCCGCAACGACGAAGACAAGATCATCACCATTGAAGACCCGGTCGAATACCAGCTTCGAGGTGTTGCGCAGATTGCCGTGAATGAAAAGAAAGGGCTGACGTTTGCCCGCGGCTTGCGTTCGATTTTGCGTCACGACCCGGACAAGATCATGGTCGGTGAAATCCGAGATCAGGAAACGGCGCAGATCGCCATCAACTCGGCGCTGACCGGACACCTGGTGTTCACCACCGTACACGCCAATAACGTGATTGACGTGATCGGCCGTTTCATCAACATGGGCGTTGAACCGTACAATTTCGTTTCAGCGCTCAACTGTGTGCTGGCGCAGCGACTGGTGCGCGTTCTTTGCTCGCGCTGCAAAAAGACCTACCAACCAGACGATGCAGAGTTGATCGAAGCAGGTTTATTGCCACAGGCATACCGAGATCGCGTTTTTTACAACAGCATTGGCTGTGAAATTTGCAACCACACGGGCTATCGCGGAAGAACGGCGATTCACGAGCTTCTGGATATGTCCGACAACATTCGCGAACTAATCATTCAGCGGAAACCCGGATCGGAAGTTCGCCGCGCGGCAATTCAGGAAGGTTTGGGCAGTTTGCGCGAATCGGCGTTGCGGCTGGTATTCGAAGGCCAGACAACGCTGCACGAAATTAACCGTGTAACGTTCGTTGAAGAAATGAAATAA